ATTAAAAAGGTCAAAGACATCCTTAAAGGCATCATAGCAGAAACAACAACAATTCTGCCCGATCCTGAGCCAGTTGTTGTACTCTCAAACTTAGGCGAATCGAGCATAGACTTTACAATGCGCTCATGGGTTAATACTGATGACTACTGGCCGACATACTTCGATATGCTCGAACAGATAAAGATGAAGCTTGACGATGCAGGAGTAAATATACCATTCCCGCAGATGGACATTCATATCAGAAAAGAGGAAGAGAAGTAAAATTCTCTTTAAAACATTTATAGAATCCCACGGGTAAACCCGTGTTTCTATTACTTCGCTCTAGCTGTGACAACGAAGTTGTCACAGCTAGAGCATATGCAAAATACGTCACTGCGAAGCTCGCAGGGCTGTGGCAGTCTCCGGACTCGTTAGTTTATCCTGAGATTGCTTCGTCATTACATTCCTCGCGATGACTTATAAGCTCTAATGCTGTGATTAGCTAATTCATCTACGCGTAAAGGCGTGATGTTATGTCTTCGACCGCATAAAATATATTGGTATATATTTGGATAGAATACCCCTCAAGGAGATCTTTGAGAGTATTTTTATAATTCACATGCAAATAAAATCTACGGGTGAAAATTACGTTTAAAAGTTACAGATTTTCAGTTCAGTGCACAGGCGGGTTTTTCATCTTTAAAAACTGAGGTGACGGCATCACAGCACATCTTCGCCATAGCCTCTCTTGTTGCAAAACTGCCGCTGCCGATGTGCGGAGCAAGCACTGCATTACTGAGCTTAAAAAGCCCGGCATCTATCTTCGGTTCATCTTCGTAAACATCCAGCCCGGCTGCAAATATCAATTTATTTTCCAGAGCCTTGACAAGGTCTCTCTCTTTAATAATATCCCCTCTGCCTATGTTCACCAATACGGCAGAAGATTTCATCTGAACAAATGTTTCGAGGGTAAATTTATGATGAGTTTCCGGTGTTGACGGTGCTGTTATTATGAGAAAATCAGACTGACGTACAAGATCATCGAAGCTGACTCTTGAAGCACCGGTCAGAAGTTCCGCCTGATGTTTTTTTGTGCGTGAGCTGTATATAATGTCCATGTTAAAACCGGACGCCATCTGCGCCACAGCCTGCCCTATCCTGCCGAAACCAAAGACACCAAGAGTTTTGCCGTGCATATCCATCCCAAGGAACAGATCAGCCTCCCAGCCTTTGAACTTTTTATTGCGGGTAAAAGCGTCGCCTTCAGAAACACGTCTGGCAGCAGTTATCATAAGAGCAAACCCAAGCTCAGCAGTTGTCTGAGTAAGCACGTCCGGAGTATTGCAGACAGTTATCCCAAGCTCAGAGGCTGCCTGCACGTCTATGTTGTTATAACCCACAGCATAGTTAGCGACAACTTTAAGATTTTTGCAGGATTCCATAAGCTCCCTGTCAATCTTGTCGGACAGCATAGAGATTATACCGTCAGCATCCTCGGCACGTTTCGCAAGTTCTTTAGCTGAAAGCTGTTTACCTTTATTATAGTCAAGTTCGTGCCCTTTCAGATATCCTTCGATATCAAAAGGGAGTTCGGCAGTGATCAATATTTTCATTATAATGCTCTCTACTTATATTTCTTTCTTCGGAAAAGGTCAGTACGCTTTGAAATAACCCTGTCAATGAACAGAGTTCCGTCAAGATGGTCTGTCTCGTGCTGGAGCAGAACCGCCTCAAAACCCTCTGCTTCTATAACCTTCTCTTCGAAATTCTCGTCATTATACTTTATAAGTATCTTACGCGCACGATTGACATTCCCCGTATAATCAGGAACAGACATGCATCCTTCACGGAACTGAAGCATACCTTCCCACTTGAGTATTTCAGGGTTAATAAGCACCAGTCTGCCGTGATTGTTTTCGCATTTCTTATTCTTTGATGCATCAGCCACAACAATGCGCAGTTTTTCGCCTATCTGAGTCGCAGCTATCCCTGTGGAGTGTCCGGATTCCTCCATTGTGTCTATCAGGTCACGCACAACCTGTTTCGCGTGATCATCCAGTTTTTCAACATCTTCTGCCATCTCTTTGAGTCTAGTGTCCGGATATACTAATACTTCTCTTACTGCCATGTGTTAAAACTCGTATGTTTCTATATGTCTTATGTTTACATCTGTGCCGAGCTCACGGGATATCTTTTTCAGATCGCCTTCCCAGTCGCCGACGTCAGCACCGCTCTCAACAATAACTTCGAGAACCATGATATATATAGGACTAGTTTTTGAACCTGCAACCTTTGTCTGAAGATCCATAATGTTTATCTTCTTTTCTGAAAGGTATTCGGCAATTTTGTTTACAATCCCAGGCTTATCAGAGCCATAAACGGAAACAACATAGTGCTCCCCCTCAGGTTTTTCAACAGGCTCCGCAATCTCCTGAACGAGAACATCAACTTCCATAGCTTTTTCAAAGTCAGAGAAAAGTTCTTTCACCTGCTCAGATGTGCGCCCCTCTTTGCACTTCACGATAAAAATCGCAGAGAAAAACCCTTGCAGAAGTGTAGAGCTGGAATCTTCTATATTGAAATTATTCTCATAAAACACCTTGGACACACCAGCAACAATACCTGGTCTGTCCGCTGCTATCAGCGTAACAGCAAAAATATTTTCTGTGTTCATATTTCACCTCAAAAGCATTTTAAGATTACTTTTAAAAATATTATCATTCCCATACATGATGATGTCAACCTTATTATAAAACACGGGATATTTAATATAGTTTCTTGAGAACACAAAAGATTACTATTGAAAAAGTAACCCTCTCAGCAATATAATAAATAATGAGAGGACAGCAATATGTTTGAATTATTTACTGACAGAGCAAGAAGAGTAATATTGTTTGCAAGAGAGGCGTCAGAACGCCTTATGCAGACATCTATTGATACAGAGCACATTCTGCTCGGGCTCCTGAGAGAGCGTTCCGGGCTGGCGGCAGAAATTTTCAGCAGAAGGGGGATAGATGTCTCCATGCTGATGAACGATGTCAAGGGAGTTAGCGAGAAGGGACATAACCTTATGATAAAAGGGAGTCTCCCTTTCAGCCAGAACGGAAAGAATGTTCTGGATTTCTCTGTGGAAGAAGCAAAAAATCTCAAAAACAAATATGTGAATACTGAACATATCCTTTTGGGACTGCTGAAAGAGAAGAAAGGAAAAGCTTCTATGCTCCTTTCAAAGCTCGGCTTCGACCTTGTAACCCTGCGTGAAGAGATACAGACTGTATCAAAATCCTATGCGAAAAATACCGATCAGGCAGTAACCCCTACACTTGACGAGTTCGGGCGTGACCTGACAAAACTCGCCATGGACGGCAAACTCGACCCTGTCATAGGCAGGAGCACAGAGATAACACGACTGATACAGATCCTCGGCAGACGTATCAAAAATAATGCGGTCATCATAGGCGAACCAGGTGTCGGAAAAACAGCTATTGTCGAAGGGCTTGCTCTCAAGATGGCTAGTGAGGACGTACCTGATTTCCTCCGCAACAAACGCCTATTTTCTTTGGAACTCGGCAATGTTGTTGCAGGTACAAAATACCGCGGTCAGTTCGAAGAGCGCATGAAAAATCTTATAAAAGAGATAGAAACCGACGGCAACGTCATTATCTTCATAGATGAAATACATACTATCGTGGGTGCAGGAGCAGCGGAAGGATCGATTGATGCTTCCAACATGCTTAAGCCCGCACTGGCAAGAGGTGTTTTCCAGTGTATCGGAGCTACAACACTCAGCGAATTCCGCAAAAACTTTGAGAAAGACGGAGCTCTTAACAGACGCTTTCAGACTATCTCTGTTGACCAGCCGGATGCTGACGAGACAGTGCAGATTCTGGACGGCATCAAGCGCTTTTACGAAGATTTTCACAAGGTATTCATCCCTCACGATGTGCTGGAAGAGATCACCAGACTCACCGACAGATACATCACCGAGAAATTTCAGCCGGACAAAAGTATTGATGTACTTGATGAAGCCTGTTCAAGGCTGAAGCTTGCCACACGCACGATGCCGGACGATATGGTTCGTATCAAAAATAAACTGGAACAGTTAAAGGGGCTCCGTGACGAAAAACTACGTGCCAACGATTACGACAACATACAGAAATATTCAAAAGATGTTGAACGGTGGGCCACTAAGCTTTCCGTCGCTCAGAAAGAGTGGGAGGAAGAGCTGGATCTTGACTGGCCGACACTCACCATTGAAAACATATCAGAAGTTGTAGCACACATGACCGGTGTTCCGGTTCAGAAACTGCAAACAGACGACATGGCAAGAATAGCGAACATCGACAAAGATATAAAAGAATTCATTATCGGTCAGGATGAGGCGGTTGACGCCCTCTCCAGATCAGTTAAAAGAAGCTTCGCCGGACTTTCCAACCCTGCCCGCCCTCTCGGGTCTTTCATTTTTATGGGACCTACAGGTGTCGGTAAAACAGAGGTGGCAAAAAAACTGGCTGAAACTGTTTTCGGGTCAGAGTCCTCACTCATACGCATAGACATGACCGAATACATGGAACGTTTCAACTCCTCTCGCCTTATAGGTGCGCCTCCGGGCTATGTCGGCTACGAAGAAGGGGGAAAGTTGACCGAGCAGGTACGCAGAAAACCTTACTCTGTTGTGCTTTTTGACGAAATAGAGAAGGCTCACCCTGAAGTGCTGAATATACTGCTTCAGATACTGGACGACGGGCACATAAATGACAGCCTCGGACATAAGGTCAACTTTAAGAATACGATTATTATCATGACTTCCAATCTGGGTACAAAACTGAGCATGAACAGAAAAACACTCGGTTTCGACACAAAAGAGGAATCAAATAATGAGATCGACTATGATGTTTTCAGTACAAATGCCCACAGAGAGCTTAAAGACAGGTTCCCACCTGAGTTTATAAACAGAGTGGACAGTCTTGTTGTTTTCAAACCGCTGGGCAAAGCTGAGCTGATTGAAATAATCGACCTGCAACTTATAGAAATCAACAAACGCCTTGAAATTGCAGGCAAACAGCTCACTATTGATCAGGATGTGAAAGAACATCTTTTAAGCGGTGAATATGAATACAGCTATGGAGCAAGACCTATTAAACGACTTCTCCAGTCTAAAATCGAAGATCCCCTCAGCGAAATACTCCTTGAGGGCAAATTTGCTAAACGCAAAAATCTGAAAGTTAAGATGATAAATGATGAAATCGTTTTTAAATAAACGTATTCTTGTCGCCGGAGCAGGTGCTATCGGCAGTTTTTACGGCGGGTTTCTTTCAAAAGCCGGATACAATGTGGAACTCCTCGCAAGGGGAGAACACCTTACCGCAATGGGGGATTCCGGAAAACTTGCAATAACAAGCTATAAATACGGCGACCACGAAATCGATGTGAAAGCTGTCTCAGAAGCGACTGGTCAGTATGACATTCTACTCATTTGCGTAAAATCAGGTGACACTGCTGTTACATGCGGACAACTCAGGAACAACCTAAAGCAGGATGGCTGTGTAGTTTCGTTTCAGAATGGTGTTGAGAACCCACAGACGATTGCGGGGTTTTTCGGCAGTCACAGGACACTGGCCGCAAGCCTTTTTATAGGTCTCAGTATAGACCCTCCCGGGAAAGTTAACCATACATCATCAGGCGGGTGCACATTCGGCGGATGGACAGACGAATCGAAAAAATACGAAAATATGCTTAAAAACATATTTGATAACAGCGGAATAGAGTCAAACATAAGTAACTCCATAAAACACACCGTATGGAGCAAACTAGTCTGGAATGTTGGATACAACCCACTCTCCGCACTTTTAGACAGTACGTGCGGTCCTATGATAAACAGTGAAATCACCAGACCACTCATTGAAAATATGGTTCGGGAAGTTGTCGCTGCTGCCGCTATCCACGGGGTTACCATAACCGAAGAAGAATGGCAGGAGAAAATTGCTTACAGAGAAACTCTGAAAAACTACAAAACCAGCATGCTTCAGGACATTGAAAAGCACAGAAACCCGGAGATTGACGGCATACTGGGTCCAGTCATACGTACGCTGGAAAACAATGGTCAGAAAGCTCCATACTGTGAAACAGTCTACCGTGCCCTTCAGTTTAAATTCGGCAGTCATTTTATTCATTGCCCAAAACTTACAGTTGACATGATAGTGCGCAAAGGCGACAGTATCCTGCTTATAGAAAGAAAGAACGAGCCATACGGCTGGGCTCTCCCCGGCGGCTTTGTTGATTATGGCGAAACAGTCGAAAATGCGGCAGTAAGAGAATTAGCTGAAGAAACCGGAATTTACGCAGAAAATATTGAGATGCTCGGTGTCTTTTCAGATCCTCTGAGAGACAAACGGGGGCACACTGTTTCTGTTGTCTTCCAAACTCAGTCCGACCAAAATGCCAAAGCAGGCGATGACGCCAAAAAAGCAGTGTTCTATAAATTAAATGAATTACCCGACAATATCGTTTTCGATCACCTAAAGATCATAAATAGTCACTTATCGAAATTTTAAATAGTAACAATACCTTTAACACATTCACCTCTTGCGTAATCACCTCATTTGCCGATATTATAATTTAGAGGGCTACAATGATTAATAAGGTACAAAGGCAAGAAGACAACCGCAGAAAACATATGCGCGTTAAGTCTCGACTGCATTTCTGCGTATCTGTTATTGAGGGCAAAGATACTGAAACCGGAAAACACCGATACGGAAACTGCATCTGCGCTACTACTACAGATATTTCAATAGGCGGAATGTGCATACCCGACGCCGGAAAGCTGGAATTGGGACAAAGAGTCGAACTCTCCCCCCCTGGGAAAATGACGCAGCCTGCATGTTTAAACTGCGAAGAAGCTTACCTGCATAAAAACCATCTTGACCTGACACCTATCGCAGGAAGAATCGTCTGGCAAGAGGGGGGCAGGTGCGGTGTGCAGTTTACTAACCTAAGCAGAAGAAATGAAAATGTACTCTCAAAATTTATTTGGGAAGAACATCTGCATGGGGTCAGAAACAGTAAGAAACAGTCCCGGACTCCGAGAAAATTTTAATTTATCTTTTCTGAAAGGATTATAGCGGGGATATGCTTATCCAGTTTATCTCCTACTTTTTAACATAACATTACTCAGGCAGACATTACTGCTGCGCCTGTGCACAATAGGAGTTTGCCCTGTCAACGAGTGTATGTTATAAACGTAATGCTCGCATTCACAACATACTAATCAGACATTTTTCATCCCCTTTACCACTTGACTAATTTTCTCTTTTGATATACTCTCTTAAAAACGAAACAAACACGGAGGAATTAATACATGAGCTTAGTTACAAAAGCAGCACCTACATTCACTGCGGAAGCAGTCGTAAATAAGGAATTCAAAGATATTAAACTTGAAGACTATAAAGGGAAATGGCTGGTACTTTTCTTTTATCCGCTTGATTTCACATTTGTTTGCCCGACAGAAATCACAGCCCTTTCAGACGCTTATGCTGAATTTCAGAAACGCGACTGTGAAGTTATAGGCGTTTCCACAGATTCAAAATTCAGCCACCTTGCGTGGATCAACACCCCCCGCACAGAAGGCGGACTCGGCAACGTAGCCTACCCTCTCGTAGCTGACTTTACAAAGTCCATAGCAGAAGATTACGGTGTTTTGCTTGATCAGGGGATGGCACTCAGAGGGACATTTATCATAGACCCGAACGGCGTAATTCAGTTTGAGCTTATACACGACAACGGCATCGGACGTAACGTAAACGAAATCCTCAGAAATATTGACGCGCTCCAGTTCGTAGCAAAACATGGTGAAGTTTGTCCGGCAGGATGGACTCCAGGGAAAGAAACTATGACTCCAGACCCTGAAAAGATGAAAGACTACTACAAAAACAACCCTGAAGGTTGGCAAAAATAAATTTCCGCAAACCCACAGTAAAGGGAGTTTCCTTAATGGGGCTCCCTTTTATATCAGAACGTAACCATCATATTATCTTATTAACATAAGTAAACTGAAAAGAAGCAGAAGCAATATACCTGCATATTCGACAGCTCCGTAAACAAACCGGTATCTGTCATTAACTGTCACTGCTGACCTGAAACCGCAGGTAGCAAGAGCCACAGCAGATATTGTCAGAGCCATCCCGCAAGCCATAAAAAATACTGAAAGAGCACCGGCTAAGGGCATATCATTTGTAAACGCAAACATTGAGAGCACCATAGCTCCGGGACATGGAGTTATACTGATGAGGACAGCGCTTGACAGAAAACCTCCCTTTGAACGTTTATCCTGCTTATTACTGCGGAGCTTACTAAAAAGCAGATACAAACCGATAATAAGAAGGATGGAGTAAGACACTGCGGACATAAAACCATAAGCAGTATCGAACCCTAACGTGACAGAACTTTTCAATATATAATAAATGAAAGCCACAAGGATAAACGCTGAAAATGCATGCCCGAAGGCAACCACACAACCGAAAATAACTGATCTGAAAACATCTGCCGGAGTCGAAAGGAGATAGCTCGAAACAAGGGTTTTGGCGTGCCCGGGACCAAGCGAATGGAATACACCATAGATAAAGCTCAACACTAAAAATAATATAAAAGATGATGAAAAGGGTCTCTCTTTAATATCAGTAAAAACATCGGTCAGCCTGCTTTTAATAACCTGCTGTTTGTCGCTAAGATAATTATAAAATGCATTTCGTTCAGGCTTCTGCACCAGCTCTTTCTGGTGTTCCGAGGGTTTGCCTGCCGCAAACGGATTTGCCATCAGCTCCGCATGGCTAAACATAAATAATGTTATAATCAATAATAAAACTTTCACTTTATCTCCACAAACTTTCTGCCGCCGACATCGTCCTGAAGTACTGTGCCGTTTCCGCTCACCTGTACAACGCTTATGTCAGAGTAATATGTCTCGTCATAATTATACAACTGAACTACCCCTTTACAGTTCTTTATCGGGATATTCAGGCTGAATTTATATGTGACCTTCTTTTTCGTAGACGAAATACTGAAATTTTCGGCACTGCCTATCTCCAGCATGTCATTGCCGCAGTATCCCCGCATGAAATAATCAAAATTAACAAGATTATCAAACATATCTGCTTTCAGTTTTTTGACTTCCATCCCTGTAAACTGTCTGTCTCTGTCTATGTCAAAATCACTGAAAAGGATATTGCTGAACATCTCGTCGAATTCCCAAACAATATCAACTGTGCTCCCGTGAACGTTTAATCTGGACTCTATCCAAACATGAGGATGAGCCCAGACTAAACCCGAACATAAAAGCAATAATAGTATTATCAGTTGCTTCATTTATTATTTTACGATTTTTGAAATCTCTTTGAATTCCGGTGTACCCGCAGTCCCGAGCAACATGAAGAGAACAGCTTCGGCACATGTGATCACAGCGCCCGCCTTGCTCATCATATCGAGAGCGATTTCCCAGTTAAAGTCTGACCTGCTGCAAACAGCATCAGCAGCGACATGCACATTATAACCGTCATCAAGAAGGTCAAGCACTGTCTGCAAAACACAAACGTGTGTCTCCATACCGGAGATAACGACATTTTTTATCCCGTTTTCTTTCAGTGCTGCTTTAAATGATTCCTCTCCGCAGCAGGAAAAAGTAACTTTTTCTATGTGGCTGCTTACATCACGGGCAAGCTCAGCAACAGTACCGCCCAGACCTTTTGTATACTGCTGTGTACAAAGAACAGGAAGCCCGAGCACCTTTGCCCCTTTCACAAGCTTTGACGTGTTGGAGAGCATGTCAGCGTAGATATCGGGATCCATTGCCACTACAAGCTTTTCCTGAACATCAATCACAACTACAGCGGTATCATCAGTTTTTAATTTGAACATAGAGCACCCCTTTTTATAAGTTTAATAACTTTTCTATAACAGTTATATCATTTTTCCAGTCAGTAAAGTGAACAGTCTGCAGTCCCTCGTTTGAGGCACGTTCAATGTGTCCTGCGTTGTCATCGACAAAAAGCACTTCCGCAGGAACCGCACCGAAATCTTTGCACACCTCAGGGAAAAGAGTCTGGTCACTCTTGCCTTTGCCTATATGATATGAGTTGTATACTTTTTCGAAAAGGCTGAAAAAACCATACTTTTCATTAAATTCATCCAGCCAGTTTGTCTGGTCACTAAGTATAGCAAGTCTATAGCCTTTTGCGCCAATTTTTTCAACCAGTTCAAGCATCGGCTTTCTTATGGTAAACCTGTCAAAAATAAGTCCACGCATTTCGTCCACGCTCATCTTAAGCTCGTATCTGGAGTAAATTCCGTCCCACAACTCTTTTTCTGTTGCTTTGCCGTACATGTAGCCGGTTGACCATAAAACATCGCAAGCATCATCAAAAAATTTCTTACTGTCCAGATTATGAAAACGAGCTATATCATTAAGTCCGTCTTGCCAGCCTTCTTCTGCTATCACACCGCCAAAATCAAAAAAAACCGTGTTGATCATTTCTAAGCCTCCATGCACACAAGATACAATATAAGTACCAAATATTAAAGAATGAAGTTGAAAAACATTAGCCTGTGACCTATTGTGTCATTTATACGATAATATGGAGATATTTAATTGAAAGAAAAAGTTCTAATTGCCATGAGCGGCGGGGTAGACAGCACCCTCACTGCACACATCATGAAAGAAAAAGGGTACGATGTCATCGGCTGCACCATAAAATTCTTCGACGAGCAGACCGAAGCATTACATGACGGGGAAAAAGCTGCAAAAGAGCTTGGAATAGACTGGTACTACGCAGACTATACTGATTACTTCAAAGAAGATGTTATATCTTATTTCATACGCACATACATTCAGGGGAGAACGCCGAATCCTTGCGCACACTGCAACAGACACGCAAAATTCAACTATCTTTTCAGAGAGATGAAGTCCAAAGGCGCAACAAAAATCGCTACAGGGCACTACGCAGGTAAAGTTAAGGTTGGTGAAAAGTATTTTTTCAAGAAAGGGCAGGATGTCAGAAAAGATCAGTCATATTACCTCTGCCTCCTTAAAGATCACCAGAGAGAAGTTATCGAATTTCCACTGGGAGAGATGGAAAAAACTGATGTTAAAGCAAAAGCAGCCGAACTGGGGCTTTCTGTTGCGGACAAGGATGAAAGTCAGGATATA
This window of the Denitrovibrio acetiphilus DSM 12809 genome carries:
- a CDS encoding 2-hydroxyacid dehydrogenase; the encoded protein is MKILITAELPFDIEGYLKGHELDYNKGKQLSAKELAKRAEDADGIISMLSDKIDRELMESCKNLKVVANYAVGYNNIDVQAASELGITVCNTPDVLTQTTAELGFALMITAARRVSEGDAFTRNKKFKGWEADLFLGMDMHGKTLGVFGFGRIGQAVAQMASGFNMDIIYSSRTKKHQAELLTGASRVSFDDLVRQSDFLIITAPSTPETHHKFTLETFVQMKSSAVLVNIGRGDIIKERDLVKALENKLIFAAGLDVYEDEPKIDAGLFKLSNAVLAPHIGSGSFATREAMAKMCCDAVTSVFKDEKPACALN
- the def gene encoding peptide deformylase yields the protein MAVREVLVYPDTRLKEMAEDVEKLDDHAKQVVRDLIDTMEESGHSTGIAATQIGEKLRIVVADASKNKKCENNHGRLVLINPEILKWEGMLQFREGCMSVPDYTGNVNRARKILIKYNDENFEEKVIEAEGFEAVLLQHETDHLDGTLFIDRVISKRTDLFRRKKYK
- a CDS encoding glycine cleavage system protein R, whose product is MNTENIFAVTLIAADRPGIVAGVSKVFYENNFNIEDSSSTLLQGFFSAIFIVKCKEGRTSEQVKELFSDFEKAMEVDVLVQEIAEPVEKPEGEHYVVSVYGSDKPGIVNKIAEYLSEKKINIMDLQTKVAGSKTSPIYIMVLEVIVESGADVGDWEGDLKKISRELGTDVNIRHIETYEF
- a CDS encoding ATP-dependent Clp protease ATP-binding subunit; the encoded protein is MFELFTDRARRVILFAREASERLMQTSIDTEHILLGLLRERSGLAAEIFSRRGIDVSMLMNDVKGVSEKGHNLMIKGSLPFSQNGKNVLDFSVEEAKNLKNKYVNTEHILLGLLKEKKGKASMLLSKLGFDLVTLREEIQTVSKSYAKNTDQAVTPTLDEFGRDLTKLAMDGKLDPVIGRSTEITRLIQILGRRIKNNAVIIGEPGVGKTAIVEGLALKMASEDVPDFLRNKRLFSLELGNVVAGTKYRGQFEERMKNLIKEIETDGNVIIFIDEIHTIVGAGAAEGSIDASNMLKPALARGVFQCIGATTLSEFRKNFEKDGALNRRFQTISVDQPDADETVQILDGIKRFYEDFHKVFIPHDVLEEITRLTDRYITEKFQPDKSIDVLDEACSRLKLATRTMPDDMVRIKNKLEQLKGLRDEKLRANDYDNIQKYSKDVERWATKLSVAQKEWEEELDLDWPTLTIENISEVVAHMTGVPVQKLQTDDMARIANIDKDIKEFIIGQDEAVDALSRSVKRSFAGLSNPARPLGSFIFMGPTGVGKTEVAKKLAETVFGSESSLIRIDMTEYMERFNSSRLIGAPPGYVGYEEGGKLTEQVRRKPYSVVLFDEIEKAHPEVLNILLQILDDGHINDSLGHKVNFKNTIIIMTSNLGTKLSMNRKTLGFDTKEESNNEIDYDVFSTNAHRELKDRFPPEFINRVDSLVVFKPLGKAELIEIIDLQLIEINKRLEIAGKQLTIDQDVKEHLLSGEYEYSYGARPIKRLLQSKIEDPLSEILLEGKFAKRKNLKVKMINDEIVFK
- a CDS encoding 2-dehydropantoate 2-reductase; protein product: MMKSFLNKRILVAGAGAIGSFYGGFLSKAGYNVELLARGEHLTAMGDSGKLAITSYKYGDHEIDVKAVSEATGQYDILLICVKSGDTAVTCGQLRNNLKQDGCVVSFQNGVENPQTIAGFFGSHRTLAASLFIGLSIDPPGKVNHTSSGGCTFGGWTDESKKYENMLKNIFDNSGIESNISNSIKHTVWSKLVWNVGYNPLSALLDSTCGPMINSEITRPLIENMVREVVAAAAIHGVTITEEEWQEKIAYRETLKNYKTSMLQDIEKHRNPEIDGILGPVIRTLENNGQKAPYCETVYRALQFKFGSHFIHCPKLTVDMIVRKGDSILLIERKNEPYGWALPGGFVDYGETVENAAVRELAEETGIYAENIEMLGVFSDPLRDKRGHTVSVVFQTQSDQNAKAGDDAKKAVFYKLNELPDNIVFDHLKIINSHLSKF
- a CDS encoding PilZ domain-containing protein — translated: MINKVQRQEDNRRKHMRVKSRLHFCVSVIEGKDTETGKHRYGNCICATTTDISIGGMCIPDAGKLELGQRVELSPPGKMTQPACLNCEEAYLHKNHLDLTPIAGRIVWQEGGRCGVQFTNLSRRNENVLSKFIWEEHLHGVRNSKKQSRTPRKF
- a CDS encoding peroxiredoxin, which translates into the protein MSLVTKAAPTFTAEAVVNKEFKDIKLEDYKGKWLVLFFYPLDFTFVCPTEITALSDAYAEFQKRDCEVIGVSTDSKFSHLAWINTPRTEGGLGNVAYPLVADFTKSIAEDYGVLLDQGMALRGTFIIDPNGVIQFELIHDNGIGRNVNEILRNIDALQFVAKHGEVCPAGWTPGKETMTPDPEKMKDYYKNNPEGWQK
- a CDS encoding nickel/cobalt transporter; amino-acid sequence: MFSHAELMANPFAAGKPSEHQKELVQKPERNAFYNYLSDKQQVIKSRLTDVFTDIKERPFSSSFILFLVLSFIYGVFHSLGPGHAKTLVSSYLLSTPADVFRSVIFGCVVAFGHAFSAFILVAFIYYILKSSVTLGFDTAYGFMSAVSYSILLIIGLYLLFSKLRSNKQDKRSKGGFLSSAVLISITPCPGAMVLSMFAFTNDMPLAGALSVFFMACGMALTISAVALATCGFRSAVTVNDRYRFVYGAVEYAGILLLLLFSLLMLIR
- a CDS encoding DUF1007 family protein, which codes for MKQLIILLLLLCSGLVWAHPHVWIESRLNVHGSTVDIVWEFDEMFSNILFSDFDIDRDRQFTGMEVKKLKADMFDNLVNFDYFMRGYCGNDMLEIGSAENFSISSTKKKVTYKFSLNIPIKNCKGVVQLYNYDETYYSDISVVQVSGNGTVLQDDVGGRKFVEIK
- a CDS encoding hydrolase, translated to MFKLKTDDTAVVVIDVQEKLVVAMDPDIYADMLSNTSKLVKGAKVLGLPVLCTQQYTKGLGGTVAELARDVSSHIEKVTFSCCGEESFKAALKENGIKNVVISGMETHVCVLQTVLDLLDDGYNVHVAADAVCSRSDFNWEIALDMMSKAGAVITCAEAVLFMLLGTAGTPEFKEISKIVK
- a CDS encoding HAD family hydrolase produces the protein MINTVFFDFGGVIAEEGWQDGLNDIARFHNLDSKKFFDDACDVLWSTGYMYGKATEKELWDGIYSRYELKMSVDEMRGLIFDRFTIRKPMLELVEKIGAKGYRLAILSDQTNWLDEFNEKYGFFSLFEKVYNSYHIGKGKSDQTLFPEVCKDFGAVPAEVLFVDDNAGHIERASNEGLQTVHFTDWKNDITVIEKLLNL
- the mnmA gene encoding tRNA 2-thiouridine(34) synthase MnmA; protein product: MKEKVLIAMSGGVDSTLTAHIMKEKGYDVIGCTIKFFDEQTEALHDGEKAAKELGIDWYYADYTDYFKEDVISYFIRTYIQGRTPNPCAHCNRHAKFNYLFREMKSKGATKIATGHYAGKVKVGEKYFFKKGQDVRKDQSYYLCLLKDHQREVIEFPLGEMEKTDVKAKAAELGLSVADKDESQDICFLKGGDYRDFLESKIDKDSIKKGWFIKDGEKFKEHEGIIYYTIGQRKGLGIGYHEPLFVKHIDAESGNIILGNKDEVTGTGVKVHDFVFPDDHDRVFRAEVKVRYRMAPVPCMVEIHPGNTATILFDRPEFAPTPGQIACVYENDLVTCGGYIESVF